The following proteins are encoded in a genomic region of Streptomyces sp. NBC_01723:
- a CDS encoding TrkA C-terminal domain-containing protein produces the protein MGQRVTHLVRGRKLDYIEFEDDFAMVKTNPPADIIGLLLSNSAVRTRYGITVVAIKLPGEGFTHATAETVVEADGTIIVAGRTRATERLSELQ, from the coding sequence ATGGGCCAGCGCGTCACCCACCTCGTACGAGGCCGGAAGCTGGACTACATCGAGTTCGAGGACGACTTCGCCATGGTCAAGACCAACCCTCCGGCCGACATCATCGGCCTCCTCCTGTCCAACAGCGCCGTCCGCACCCGTTACGGCATCACGGTCGTCGCCATCAAACTCCCCGGCGAAGGCTTCACTCACGCCACCGCCGAAACCGTCGTGGAAGCAGACGGCACCATCATCGTCGCCGGACGCACCCGCGCGACCGAACGCTTGAGCGAACTCCAGTAA
- a CDS encoding multicopper oxidase family protein — METASAAIPDPYSVGRRTLLRGGAVAGLGAFVSSSSVFASPGPVPAGGAEPSADGLLLTKFKDPLRTPPVLRPRERGGFDELTVRMRTADVTVHSELPAVRMWTYEGSYPGPTIETVRGRRLRVAWENALTGNIPVTAVEFGRPGGPMPDPLSNYPGTDGCQEVAGVAGLGPWAAVHLHGMLTGGGNDGWMENLLAPGEVQLSAYPNDQAATTLWYHDHTHHVSRFSVYAGLAGLFVCRNAEERALGLPRGRFEVPLVLSDRNFDLDGSGAMAGRLVHKVEMVNTKLMRAHAAPYTLVNGVVWPYLEVQPRWYRFRIVNTANSRIYRLMLLADGAPVAGAFQVIGTDQGLVGRPLPVQGALNLSPGERVDVLVDFGALRGRSVKLVNTMDGVSPGGSSVRDDLLEPDVMQFRVAGRGSGGRFTLPRTLSPGFERPTHHDLPHGGRPRWVVLVGPGAANVPELWEMEEVEAAEAEQITLPSAGVVQVRDGEGVVTTLRRTAMAYDDGNAFTVAHGGVEIWKYLNLAASPHPMHIHLAHFHVLSREHYDVSGFDRVVRGSARPAAFLGAAQLEAHELGEKDTVRVGTAGRIVPGPEGTPGEMVTVAVRFPVVGRGVHHCHMLEHEQHMVRPLVVSPAGHRHVGGHH; from the coding sequence ATGGAGACCGCGTCTGCCGCAATACCGGATCCGTACTCGGTCGGCCGGCGCACCCTGCTGCGCGGTGGTGCCGTCGCCGGGCTGGGTGCGTTCGTGTCGTCGTCGTCCGTCTTCGCCTCGCCCGGCCCGGTTCCGGCCGGGGGCGCCGAGCCGTCGGCGGACGGACTGCTGCTGACGAAGTTCAAGGACCCGCTGCGCACGCCGCCGGTGCTGCGTCCGCGTGAGCGCGGCGGGTTCGACGAGCTGACCGTGCGGATGCGTACCGCCGACGTCACCGTGCACTCGGAGCTGCCGGCGGTCCGGATGTGGACGTACGAGGGCAGTTATCCGGGTCCGACGATCGAGACGGTCCGCGGCCGGCGGCTGCGGGTGGCCTGGGAGAACGCGCTGACGGGGAACATCCCGGTCACCGCTGTGGAGTTCGGGCGGCCCGGCGGCCCCATGCCGGATCCGCTGTCCAACTATCCCGGCACGGACGGCTGCCAGGAGGTGGCCGGGGTGGCCGGTCTGGGGCCGTGGGCGGCGGTGCATCTGCACGGCATGCTGACCGGTGGCGGCAACGACGGCTGGATGGAGAACCTGCTCGCTCCGGGCGAGGTGCAGTTGTCGGCGTATCCCAACGACCAGGCCGCGACGACCCTCTGGTATCACGATCACACCCATCACGTGAGCCGGTTCAGTGTGTATGCGGGGCTGGCGGGTCTGTTCGTGTGCCGCAACGCCGAGGAGCGTGCCCTGGGGCTGCCGCGGGGCCGGTTCGAGGTGCCGCTGGTGCTGAGCGACCGCAACTTCGATCTGGACGGGTCGGGGGCCATGGCCGGGCGTCTGGTGCACAAGGTGGAGATGGTCAATACGAAGCTCATGCGGGCGCATGCCGCTCCCTACACCCTGGTCAACGGTGTGGTGTGGCCGTATCTCGAGGTCCAGCCGCGCTGGTACCGGTTCCGGATCGTCAATACGGCCAACTCGCGGATCTACCGGCTGATGCTGCTGGCGGACGGCGCGCCCGTGGCGGGCGCGTTCCAGGTGATCGGGACTGATCAGGGGCTGGTCGGCAGGCCGCTGCCGGTTCAGGGGGCGTTGAACCTCTCCCCCGGTGAACGCGTGGACGTGCTGGTCGACTTCGGTGCGTTGCGCGGCCGGTCGGTGAAGCTGGTCAACACGATGGACGGTGTGAGCCCGGGTGGTTCCAGTGTCCGTGACGACCTGCTGGAGCCCGATGTGATGCAGTTCCGTGTCGCGGGCCGGGGATCCGGCGGGCGGTTCACGCTGCCCCGGACCCTGTCGCCCGGCTTCGAGCGGCCCACGCATCACGATCTGCCGCACGGCGGGCGTCCCCGGTGGGTGGTGCTGGTCGGTCCGGGTGCGGCGAACGTGCCCGAGCTGTGGGAGATGGAGGAGGTGGAGGCGGCCGAGGCGGAGCAGATCACCCTGCCCTCGGCGGGTGTCGTCCAGGTCCGGGACGGCGAGGGGGTGGTGACCACGCTGCGGCGTACGGCCATGGCCTACGACGACGGGAACGCGTTCACCGTGGCGCACGGCGGTGTGGAGATCTGGAAGTACCTGAATCTGGCCGCGTCGCCGCATCCCATGCACATTCACCTGGCGCACTTCCATGTGCTGTCCCGGGAGCACTACGACGTGAGCGGTTTCGACCGGGTGGTGCGGGGTTCGGCCAGGCCGGCCGCGTTTTTGGGGGCGGCGCAGTTGGAGGCGCACGAGCTCGGGGAGAAGGACACCGTCCGGGTGGGCACGGCCGGCCGGATCGTGCCCGGGCCGGAGGGGACGCCGGGTGAGATGGTCACCGTGGCGGTGCGTTTTCCCGTGGTGGGCCGTGGGGTGCACCACTGTCACATGCTGGAGCACGAGCAGCACATGGTGCGTCCGCTGGTGGTCTCTCCGGCCGGTCACCGGCACGTGGGCGGCCACCACTGA
- a CDS encoding ABC transporter ATP-binding protein, whose protein sequence is MRRTGPAAAHVPVPKRRILKLFRPYRRSLLFVGVLVVASSLVSLVNPFLIREIIDVALPQGRTGLLSVLALGMVVVAVANSSFNVWQTYLSAKVGQLVMHDLRTAVYSHLQRMSLAFFTRTRTGEVQSRIANDIGGMQVTVTTTATALVSDVTTVLTTVTAMALLDWRLTLASLFVLPGFVWVSRHVGDELRVLTRARQRQFADLSSNVQESLSVSGIMLGHTMGRSRSLSDAFAGQSRKLTDIEVRASTAGLWYQSTIWIVMAAMPAVIYWVAGLSAGGGHMSVSIGALVAFATLQQILFRPAQRLLTIGLDIQSSLELFGRIFEYLDLPVDVAEPERPVVPASLRGEVQLRGVGFRYAGAERATLEGVDVTVGAGRSLAVVGETGSGKTTLSYLIPRLYDATSGVVTIDGVDVRDLSFDTLAAAVGVVSQETYLFHASVADNLRFAKPDASDEELVAAARVAHIHDYLMSLPDGYDTVVGERGYRFSGGEKQRLAIARAILRDPPVLVLDEATSALDTQTERAVQQAVDAASAGRTTITVAHRLSTVRNADEILVLDGGRVAERGTHDELLALGGHYATLVRRDGEMAVV, encoded by the coding sequence GTGAGGCGCACCGGGCCGGCCGCTGCTCATGTTCCTGTGCCCAAGCGGCGCATTCTCAAGCTGTTCCGTCCCTACCGCAGGAGCCTGCTGTTCGTCGGGGTGCTGGTGGTGGCTTCGTCGCTGGTCTCTCTCGTCAATCCGTTCCTGATCCGCGAGATCATCGATGTGGCGCTGCCGCAGGGCAGGACGGGGCTGCTGTCCGTGCTCGCGCTGGGCATGGTCGTCGTCGCGGTCGCGAACAGCTCGTTCAACGTGTGGCAGACCTATCTGTCCGCGAAGGTCGGCCAGCTCGTCATGCACGATCTGCGGACCGCCGTCTACTCCCATCTGCAGCGCATGTCGCTGGCCTTCTTCACCCGGACCCGTACCGGTGAGGTGCAGTCGCGGATCGCCAACGACATCGGCGGGATGCAGGTGACGGTGACGACGACGGCGACGGCGCTGGTGTCGGACGTGACCACGGTGCTCACGACGGTCACCGCGATGGCGCTGCTCGACTGGCGGCTCACCCTCGCCTCGCTGTTCGTGCTGCCGGGTTTCGTGTGGGTGAGCCGTCATGTCGGGGACGAGCTGCGGGTCCTGACCCGTGCGCGGCAGCGTCAGTTCGCCGACCTGTCGTCGAACGTCCAGGAGTCGCTGTCGGTCAGCGGGATCATGCTCGGTCACACCATGGGCCGTTCGCGTTCGCTCAGTGACGCGTTCGCGGGGCAGTCGCGCAAGCTGACCGACATCGAGGTGCGGGCCAGCACGGCGGGCCTGTGGTATCAGTCCACGATCTGGATCGTGATGGCGGCCATGCCGGCGGTGATCTACTGGGTGGCGGGGCTGAGTGCCGGCGGCGGCCACATGTCCGTCTCCATCGGTGCGCTGGTCGCGTTCGCCACGCTCCAGCAGATCCTGTTCCGGCCGGCGCAGCGGCTGCTGACGATCGGTCTGGACATTCAGAGTTCCCTGGAGTTGTTCGGCCGGATCTTCGAGTATCTCGACCTGCCCGTGGACGTGGCCGAGCCGGAGCGGCCGGTGGTGCCGGCGAGTCTGCGGGGCGAGGTGCAGTTGCGCGGGGTCGGTTTCCGCTATGCGGGGGCCGAGCGGGCGACGCTGGAGGGTGTCGATGTGACGGTGGGCGCGGGGCGCAGTCTCGCCGTCGTCGGGGAGACCGGGTCGGGCAAGACGACGCTGAGTTACCTCATTCCGCGGCTGTACGACGCGACGTCGGGCGTGGTGACGATCGATGGTGTCGATGTGCGTGACCTGTCGTTCGACACGCTTGCCGCCGCTGTGGGTGTGGTCTCCCAGGAGACGTATCTCTTCCATGCGTCGGTCGCGGACAATCTGCGGTTCGCCAAGCCGGACGCGAGTGACGAGGAGCTGGTCGCGGCGGCGCGGGTGGCGCACATCCACGACTATCTGATGTCGCTGCCCGACGGCTACGACACGGTGGTGGGCGAGCGCGGGTACCGGTTCTCCGGCGGGGAGAAGCAGCGGCTGGCCATCGCACGGGCGATCCTGCGTGATCCGCCGGTGCTGGTGCTGGACGAGGCGACCAGTGCGCTGGACACGCAGACCGAGCGGGCCGTGCAGCAGGCCGTCGACGCGGCGAGCGCCGGCCGTACGACGATCACGGTCGCGCACCGGCTGTCGACCGTCCGCAACGCCGACGAGATCCTGGTCCTGGACGGGGGGCGGGTCGCCGAGCGCGGCACCCATGACGAACTGCTCGCCCTGGGCGGTCATTACGCGACGCTGGTGCGGCGGGACGGCGAGATGGCCGTGGTGTAG
- a CDS encoding FAD-dependent monooxygenase — protein sequence MTTAMRDVPRSGNRDERQGAAIVVGASLAGLMTALALSHAGVDVTMLERSGAAPRARKGAALGGVSEGLLSRITGSRHAHGGSAPLSSVAPGVQSWMAVHARLRAAADADPYIELRPHTLVRSVDQDADSAWVITSDQQTFRGDVVIGADGHGSVVRVGVAPDKPDAAFAGYLIWLGLTNESSLASSRRLPRDVDILSGGEDYLLGYPLPGPDGSVAPGSRQVGWAWYDASHNNLLCETGSVVGNVVRRSLTSGDIPEATLRELADKAEDLWPSPWREAILDCIERRAVIGTPIAEYVPDKLVNGRLALVGDAAHVPTPMTGSGFSASLHDAEAVAESVAAGVRGSTVAQALGEYERKRLGNVRGMVQSGQQFSRSFTGRAA from the coding sequence ATGACCACAGCTATGCGCGACGTGCCCCGTTCCGGGAACCGGGACGAGCGCCAGGGCGCCGCCATCGTCGTCGGTGCATCTCTCGCGGGTCTGATGACCGCTTTGGCCCTGTCGCACGCCGGAGTCGACGTGACGATGCTGGAGCGATCGGGAGCCGCCCCTCGGGCCCGGAAGGGGGCTGCTCTCGGCGGGGTGAGTGAGGGCCTCCTCAGCAGAATCACGGGATCTCGTCACGCACACGGCGGTTCGGCGCCACTGAGTTCAGTGGCCCCCGGTGTGCAGAGCTGGATGGCGGTCCACGCCCGGCTCCGGGCGGCCGCCGACGCCGACCCCTATATCGAGCTGCGCCCCCATACGCTCGTACGGAGCGTCGACCAGGACGCGGATTCCGCGTGGGTGATCACCTCGGACCAGCAGACATTCCGAGGTGATGTCGTGATCGGAGCGGATGGCCACGGAAGCGTCGTGCGCGTCGGCGTCGCACCCGACAAGCCCGACGCGGCGTTCGCCGGCTACCTGATCTGGCTCGGCCTCACCAACGAGTCCTCGCTCGCGTCCTCGCGCCGCCTGCCGCGGGACGTCGACATCCTCAGTGGCGGAGAGGACTATCTCCTCGGCTACCCACTGCCCGGCCCCGACGGTTCCGTCGCCCCGGGCTCGCGCCAGGTCGGCTGGGCCTGGTACGACGCGAGCCACAACAATCTCCTATGCGAAACGGGCAGTGTTGTCGGCAACGTCGTGCGTCGGTCGCTCACCTCCGGCGACATACCGGAGGCGACCTTGCGCGAGCTCGCGGACAAAGCCGAAGACCTGTGGCCGTCGCCCTGGCGTGAGGCCATCCTCGATTGCATCGAGCGGCGTGCCGTCATCGGCACCCCCATCGCCGAGTACGTCCCCGATAAACTCGTTAACGGGCGTCTTGCCCTGGTGGGAGATGCCGCGCATGTGCCGACGCCGATGACCGGCTCGGGCTTCAGCGCATCGCTCCACGACGCCGAGGCCGTCGCCGAATCCGTTGCTGCGGGCGTGCGCGGATCGACGGTGGCGCAGGCTCTCGGAGAGTACGAAAGGAAGCGGCTCGGCAACGTCCGCGGCATGGTCCAGTCGGGCCAGCAGTTCAGCCGCTCTTTCACCGGCCGAGCCGCCTGA
- a CDS encoding SMP-30/gluconolactonase/LRE family protein produces MTTKNISMKKPFKLAAISATAAVIVSAPYASAATGQTDAQPAVTHVKTVAAFDFATGDVPENITVAPDNSLTVSMVGTPAGERPALVRITPSGHRTVLVTGQKGDGITGNTRGHDGTVYYNVWSSDASRNGVWKLPPGGTPHRIAALPVDRVPNGLAIDPAGRTLYVADSQKGTVWAVPVAGGPAAAWLVDPALAIKASAPVPYGANGLRFHNGAVWVSNLSKGTLLRVPVTATGTPGRIHTVADGLTGIDDFNFLSDHSNVVFAALNTQNKIVVVYPNGTTRTVLTASDGLASPTATAVRGKRLYITDGGLNEPHDAQVQSGKIDLGALLSH; encoded by the coding sequence ATGACCACGAAAAACATATCCATGAAGAAGCCGTTCAAGCTCGCGGCGATCTCCGCGACGGCAGCCGTCATCGTCTCGGCACCGTACGCGTCCGCCGCGACCGGACAAACGGACGCGCAGCCCGCCGTCACCCATGTGAAGACCGTGGCCGCCTTCGACTTCGCCACCGGCGACGTGCCCGAGAACATCACCGTCGCCCCGGACAATTCGCTGACCGTCTCGATGGTGGGCACGCCCGCGGGCGAACGGCCGGCACTGGTGCGGATCACGCCGTCCGGGCACCGCACGGTGCTGGTCACCGGGCAAAAGGGCGACGGGATCACCGGCAACACTCGCGGCCACGACGGCACCGTCTACTACAACGTCTGGTCCTCCGACGCCTCCCGGAACGGGGTGTGGAAGCTGCCGCCCGGCGGCACTCCTCACCGCATCGCGGCCCTGCCCGTCGACAGAGTCCCCAACGGTCTGGCCATCGATCCGGCCGGGCGCACCTTGTACGTCGCCGACAGCCAGAAGGGCACCGTCTGGGCCGTCCCGGTCGCCGGCGGCCCCGCGGCCGCCTGGCTGGTCGACCCCGCCCTCGCGATCAAGGCGTCCGCCCCCGTGCCGTACGGTGCGAACGGACTCCGTTTCCACAACGGCGCCGTATGGGTCTCCAACCTCAGCAAGGGCACCCTGCTGCGGGTCCCCGTCACCGCCACCGGAACTCCGGGCCGGATCCACACGGTCGCCGACGGCCTCACTGGCATCGATGACTTCAATTTCCTCAGTGACCACTCCAACGTCGTGTTCGCCGCGCTGAACACACAGAACAAGATCGTGGTCGTCTATCCGAACGGCACCACCAGGACCGTGCTGACCGCCTCGGACGGCCTCGCCTCGCCCACCGCCACCGCAGTGCGCGGGAAGCGGTTGTACATCACCGACGGCGGACTCAACGAGCCCCACGACGCGCAAGTGCAGAGCGGGAAGATCGACCTCGGCGCGCTGCTCTCACACTGA
- a CDS encoding aldo/keto reductase, with amino-acid sequence MTATNPLITLNNGVQIPALGLGVYQSAPEETTDAVLTALHDGYRLIDTAAAYFNEREVGEAIARSDMDRSEIFVTTKVWISDYGYDSALRAFDVSLRKMGIEQLDLWLLHQPLPSDFERTIAAYKAAEKLLAEGRVRAIGVSNQTPKQLEELISRTDIVPAVNQIQVHPYYTQPEWRAANESHGILTQSWSPIGGSYVYRGAETNPLEDPVITALADKHAKTSAQIVLRWHLDHGFCAIPKSVKAHRIAENFDVFDFALTPDEVAAIDALDTGVRGGPDPDSLNLENAGFPIPD; translated from the coding sequence ATGACCGCAACGAACCCACTCATCACCCTGAACAACGGCGTCCAGATCCCCGCCCTGGGACTCGGCGTCTACCAGAGCGCCCCCGAGGAGACCACCGACGCGGTCCTGACCGCGCTGCACGACGGCTACCGGCTGATCGACACCGCCGCCGCCTACTTCAACGAGCGGGAGGTCGGTGAGGCGATCGCCCGCTCCGACATGGACCGCTCCGAGATCTTCGTGACGACCAAGGTGTGGATCAGCGACTACGGCTACGACTCCGCGCTGCGGGCTTTCGACGTAAGTCTGCGCAAAATGGGCATCGAGCAGCTCGACCTGTGGCTGCTGCACCAGCCGTTGCCGTCCGACTTCGAGAGGACGATCGCGGCGTACAAGGCGGCGGAGAAGCTCCTCGCCGAGGGGCGCGTCCGTGCGATCGGCGTGTCGAACCAGACGCCCAAACAGCTCGAAGAGCTCATCTCCCGCACCGACATCGTCCCGGCCGTCAACCAAATCCAGGTGCACCCCTACTACACGCAGCCCGAGTGGCGCGCAGCGAACGAAAGCCACGGCATCCTGACCCAGTCGTGGTCGCCCATCGGCGGCTCCTACGTCTACCGAGGCGCCGAGACGAACCCTCTTGAGGACCCCGTCATCACGGCCCTGGCCGACAAGCATGCAAAGACGTCCGCGCAGATCGTGCTGCGCTGGCACCTCGACCACGGCTTCTGCGCGATCCCCAAGTCCGTCAAAGCCCATCGCATCGCCGAGAACTTCGACGTCTTCGACTTCGCCCTGACACCCGACGAGGTGGCCGCGATCGACGCCCTCGACACCGGCGTACGCGGCGGACCCGACCCGGACTCGCTCAACCTGGAGAACGCCGGCTTCCCAATCCCCGACTAG
- a CDS encoding glycosyltransferase produces MKILFVTTGSQATYYAAAPLATAARNAGHHVVLAAHEPWVETAEAIGLPTFCFTVDPIRHFMRVTNPGKGLRFPRELGDEEMLGQGRGFAKMGLAGVESLLELSRDWRPDVVVGSSQSYAAMLLAAHLKVPYVRHIEYLGIPLTGIDPGAEAELRPEMERLGVDGLLEPDLLLDSTPPSLRPAGDPAAQAMRWIPSNPQRRLERWMYTRPEGGRKRVVITSGFRSLMFRDPGWSMPLLVKELDKLGAETLIAANPGAVGRFGDQLGDARVGWIPIDVTAATCDLAVHHGGATTATTLMANGVPQLVIPENPPEFPPNYHREAIAKAITGFGAGRTLWPQAQEPDKEPGEVIAAACRELLENPGYTERTQFLAKEISTLPTPAEIVPRLEALV; encoded by the coding sequence ATGAAAATCCTGTTCGTCACCACAGGCAGCCAGGCCACCTACTACGCCGCCGCTCCGCTGGCGACGGCCGCGCGCAACGCGGGCCACCACGTCGTGCTGGCCGCCCACGAGCCGTGGGTGGAGACCGCGGAGGCCATCGGTCTGCCCACCTTCTGCTTCACCGTGGACCCGATCCGGCACTTCATGCGGGTCACCAACCCGGGCAAGGGGCTGCGGTTCCCCCGGGAGCTGGGCGACGAGGAGATGCTCGGGCAGGGCCGCGGCTTCGCGAAGATGGGCCTGGCGGGCGTCGAGTCGCTGCTGGAACTGTCCCGGGACTGGCGGCCGGACGTGGTCGTGGGCAGCTCGCAGAGCTACGCGGCGATGCTGCTGGCCGCCCACCTGAAGGTCCCCTACGTGCGCCACATCGAGTACCTGGGCATTCCGCTGACCGGGATCGACCCGGGTGCCGAGGCCGAGCTGCGGCCGGAGATGGAGCGCCTGGGCGTGGACGGGCTGCTCGAGCCCGACCTGCTGCTCGACTCGACGCCGCCCTCGCTGCGGCCGGCCGGCGATCCGGCGGCGCAGGCGATGCGCTGGATCCCCAGCAACCCGCAGCGCCGGCTGGAGCGCTGGATGTACACCCGCCCCGAGGGCGGCCGCAAGCGGGTGGTGATCACCTCCGGTTTCCGCAGTCTGATGTTCCGCGACCCGGGCTGGTCGATGCCGCTGCTGGTCAAGGAGCTGGACAAGCTGGGTGCCGAGACGCTGATCGCGGCGAACCCCGGCGCGGTGGGGCGGTTCGGCGACCAGCTGGGTGACGCGCGCGTGGGCTGGATCCCCATCGACGTCACCGCCGCCACCTGTGACCTGGCGGTCCATCACGGCGGTGCGACCACCGCGACGACGCTGATGGCCAACGGGGTGCCGCAGCTGGTCATCCCGGAGAACCCGCCGGAGTTCCCGCCGAACTACCACCGGGAGGCCATCGCCAAGGCCATCACCGGCTTCGGTGCCGGCAGGACGCTGTGGCCGCAGGCCCAGGAGCCGGACAAGGAGCCGGGCGAAGTGATCGCCGCGGCCTGCCGGGAGCTGCTGGAGAACCCCGGCTACACGGAGCGCACGCAGTTCCTCGCCAAGGAGATCTCGACGCTGCCCACGCCCGCCGAGATCGTGCCCAGGCTGGAGGCGCTGGTCTGA
- a CDS encoding glycosyltransferase: MKILFTVGGSQAAVFGVAPLAAAARNAGHEILLAADEPLMAAAQSVALPAVCITPDRMRYGQDAMTATDRIDALLEVTRQWTPDLVVGGLSHVPRLLAARLKVPFVRHIWYIAPMARRDRTAIAELQPQLQRLGLTGLPEPDLFVDLCPPALRPPGASAARSMRWVPRVSQRRVEPWMYTRPAGRRRVLITAGTRNLMLDTPGSSLRRLVDSLTGAGAEVLIAALPEAAERYGAELGGVRIGWIPLDVVAPTCDLAVHHGGATTAMTLIHAGVPQLIVPDNGYGKAVAQAVSGYGAAVMVDRDRPQDGQDLDEVTVTACREILADPTYAERTRTLAAHSAALPTPDEVLREIEALAAR, encoded by the coding sequence ATGAAAATACTGTTCACCGTCGGGGGCAGCCAGGCGGCCGTCTTCGGCGTCGCCCCGCTCGCCGCCGCCGCCCGCAACGCCGGCCACGAGATCCTGCTGGCCGCCGACGAACCACTGATGGCGGCCGCCCAGTCCGTCGCCCTGCCCGCGGTCTGCATCACGCCCGACCGCATGCGCTACGGCCAGGACGCCATGACGGCCACCGACCGCATCGACGCCCTGCTGGAGGTGACCCGGCAGTGGACCCCGGACCTGGTCGTCGGCGGCCTCTCCCACGTCCCCCGCCTCCTCGCCGCCCGCCTCAAGGTCCCCTTCGTCCGGCACATCTGGTACATCGCCCCGATGGCCCGCCGGGACCGCACCGCCATCGCCGAACTCCAGCCGCAGCTGCAGCGCCTCGGACTGACCGGCCTGCCCGAGCCCGACCTCTTCGTCGACCTGTGCCCGCCCGCCCTGCGCCCGCCGGGCGCCTCCGCGGCCCGGTCGATGCGCTGGGTGCCCCGGGTCAGCCAGCGCCGCGTCGAGCCGTGGATGTACACCCGCCCCGCCGGCCGGCGCCGGGTGCTGATCACCGCCGGCACCCGCAACCTGATGCTCGACACCCCCGGCAGCTCGCTGCGCCGCCTGGTGGACTCCCTGACCGGGGCGGGTGCCGAGGTGCTGATCGCCGCCCTGCCCGAGGCCGCCGAACGCTACGGCGCCGAACTCGGCGGCGTACGCATCGGCTGGATCCCCCTGGACGTCGTCGCCCCCACCTGCGACCTGGCCGTCCACCACGGCGGCGCCACCACCGCCATGACACTGATCCACGCCGGCGTGCCCCAGCTGATCGTCCCCGACAACGGCTACGGCAAGGCCGTCGCCCAGGCCGTCAGCGGCTACGGCGCCGCCGTGATGGTCGACCGCGACCGGCCCCAGGACGGGCAGGACCTGGACGAGGTGACCGTCACGGCCTGCCGGGAGATCCTCGCCGACCCGACGTACGCCGAGCGGACCCGTACCCTCGCCGCCCACAGCGCCGCGCTGCCCACCCCGGACGAGGTGCTGCGCGAGATCGAGGCCCTGGCCGCCCGCTGA
- the rfbA gene encoding glucose-1-phosphate thymidylyltransferase RfbA: MKGIILAGGNGTRLHPITLGVSKQMLPVYDKPMIYYPLSALMLAGITEIEIITTPEDSDMFRRLLGDGSWLGITLTYAEQDKPRGLADAFLVCADHIGDDSVALVLGDNIFHGYEFGPMLQRAAQDLTGCVLFGYPVRDPERYGVGTLDEQGRLVALEEKPADPQTNMAITGLYLYDNQVVDIARRLRPSERGELEITDLNRVYLERGQARLVPLGRGFVWLDTGTHDALMEAGDYVQVLEHRQGVRIACLEEIAYRMGYIDQESCYRLGSRLANSSYGRYVMEMAQAG; encoded by the coding sequence GTGAAGGGCATCATCCTGGCCGGCGGCAATGGCACGAGACTCCATCCGATCACCCTCGGAGTTTCGAAGCAAATGCTCCCGGTCTACGACAAGCCGATGATTTACTACCCGCTGTCGGCCCTGATGCTGGCGGGGATCACCGAAATAGAGATCATCACCACGCCCGAGGACTCGGACATGTTCCGGCGGCTGCTGGGCGACGGCTCCTGGCTGGGCATCACCCTGACCTACGCCGAGCAGGACAAACCCCGCGGCCTCGCCGACGCGTTCCTGGTCTGCGCGGACCACATCGGCGACGACTCCGTGGCCCTGGTCCTGGGCGACAACATCTTCCACGGCTACGAGTTCGGGCCCATGCTCCAGCGCGCCGCACAGGACCTCACGGGCTGCGTCCTGTTCGGCTACCCGGTCCGCGACCCCGAGCGCTACGGCGTGGGCACCCTCGACGAACAGGGCCGGCTCGTCGCCCTGGAGGAGAAGCCCGCCGACCCGCAGACCAACATGGCCATCACCGGCCTCTACCTCTACGACAACCAGGTCGTCGACATCGCCCGCCGCCTGCGCCCCTCGGAACGCGGCGAACTGGAGATCACCGACCTCAACCGCGTCTACCTCGAACGCGGCCAGGCCCGGCTGGTGCCGCTGGGGCGCGGGTTCGTCTGGCTCGACACCGGAACCCACGACGCGCTCATGGAGGCCGGGGACTACGTCCAGGTCCTGGAACACCGCCAGGGCGTACGCATCGCCTGCCTCGAGGAGATCGCCTACCGCATGGGCTACATCGACCAGGAGTCCTGCTACCGGCTCGGCAGCCGCCTCGCGAACTCCTCCTACGGCCGCTACGTCATGGAAATGGCCCAGGCCGGCTGA